DNA from Sulfodiicoccus acidiphilus:
CAATAAAAATACAATATAAATCAATACGAACAGATTTCTTTCAACACGAAAGGGATTCAGCCCATTTGAAGAGAAGGGGACTTTCCTCCGTGAAGTCCATTGAGGGAGAACGCGGTCGCCCCTCCCTCGTTTTCGTCGAACCCCCGATCGATCTGGGGGAGGGGCGTCGTTGGCGCCAACCAGGGAAATTTAGACGGAGGGGTGGAGGGGGCTACACCCCCGTGAAGGGCGAGGGTTTCCGCCCCCTCAACCCTCGTTAAGGTAAGGTTAAATCGGCTAGAGCCTACTCTACCCCATGGAGATCCGCAAGACGAAGCTCAGGACACCGAGGGGAGATGTCGTGGTCTACCCCCTCTCTCAGCTCGAGGAGAGGGGCTACGACGTCTCGAAACTTCCGTATTCCGTGAGGGTCCTAGTGGAGAACGCCCTTAGGAACTGGGACGGGAGTACTGTGACGGACGACGACCTGGAGGCCGTGGCCTCGTGGAGGCCCGGGAGGGACTTCGCTTTCAAACCCTCCAGGGTCGTTATGCAAGACTACACTGGTGTGCCTCTTCTCGTCGACCTCGCAGCCATGAGGGACAAGGTGGCCCAGATGGGAGGCGACCCACGCTCCGTGAACCCACTCATCCAGTCGGACCTCGTGGTGGACCACTCCGTTCAGGTCGACTTCTTCGGCACGCCCCAGGCTCTCGAGCTCAACATGAGGAGGGAGTTCGAAAGGAACGAGGAGAGGTACAGGTTCCTCAAGTGGAGCCAGGAGTCCTTCAGGAACTTAAGAATAGTCCCCCCAGGACACGGAATAGTGCACCAGGTGAACTTGGAGTACCTAACCCCCGTGGTCGACGTGAGGGAGTTCAAGGGGGAGCTCACCGCTTTCCCCGACACCCTCATAGGCACAGACTCCCACACCACCATGATAAACGGGGCGGGAGTCCTAGGCTGGGGAGTGGGTGGGCTAGAGGCCGAGGCGGTGATGCTCGGCGAGCCCTACTACATGCCCGTCCCAGAGGTGGTGGGGGTGAGGCTCACGGGGGAGGTCAGGGAGGGTGTAACGCCGACCGACGTGGTCCTCTTCGTCACGGAGAGGCTGAGGAAGTTGGGAGTGGTCGGGAAGTTCGTGGAGTTCTTCGGTCCCTCCTTGGGTAAGCTCTCTGTCCAGGACAGGGCCACTGTTGCCAACATGGCCCCAGAGTACGGGTCCACCGTGGGTTACTTCCCGATCGACGAAGCCACGTTGGCCTACCTGAGGGGGACGGCCAGGGACGCCTGGCTCGTCGAGGCCTACGCCAGGGCCGCTGGGCTGTTCTACGCGAACGAGCCTAGGTACAGCCAGGTGGTGGAGCTAGATCTAGGCCAAGTGGAGCCGTCCGTAGCTGGCCCGAGGAACCCAGACGAGAGGGTCCCACTCACTAAGGCCAAGGAGGTGATCTCCTCCCTGACCGACTCCAAGGCGGGGAGGACCGTGAGGGACGGAGCAGTGGCCATAGCTGCGATAACGTCCTGCACCAACACCTCTAACCCAACCGTTGTGATAGGGGCTGGACTGCTTGCCAAGAGGGCGGTCGAGCTGGGACTCAAGGTCCCACCTTACGTAAAGACGAGCCTCGCCCCCGGCTCCAAGGCCGTGACGGAGTACCTCAGGAAGACGGGCCTACTTTCTTATTTAGAGAAACTGGGGTTCAACGTGGTGGGCTACGGGTGCACCACTTGCATAGGCAACGCCGGGCCACTAGTGCCTGAAGTGGAACTGGACGTGAGGGAATCCAAGGTGGACGTGTTCGCAGTGATAAGCGGGAACAGGAACTTCGAGGGGAGGATAAACCCCCACCTCAGGGGGACCTTCCTCACCTCACCTCCCTTGGTGGTCGCTTACGCCCTCGCCGGGAGGATGGACCTGGACCTGACGTCGGAGCCTCTGGGGGAGGCGGGAGGAAAGAAGGTCTACCTGAGGGACCTATGGCCCTCGCTGGAGGAGCTGGGGAAGTACGTGGCCCAGACTATGGACCCGGAGCTCTACAGGCAGCAGTACGCCGACGTCTTCGAGGGAGACGCGAACTGGGAGGCGCTAGACGTCAGGGGAGGGCTCACCTACGACTGGGGGGAGAGCACATACGTGAGGCAGCCTCCGTGGCTGGACATGGAGCCCGCCCTGGACGTCAGGGGAGCTAGGATCCTCCTCCTCCTGGGGGACAAGGTCACCACCGACCACATATCCCCGGCTGGCCCAATCACCCCAGACTCCCCCGCCGGGAAGTACTTGACCTCCCGAGGTGTGAGGGAACTCAACACCTTCGGTGCGAGGAGGGGGAACCACGAGGTGATGTGGAGGGGAGGGTTCTGGAACCCGAAGCTCAGGAACTTCCTCGTCGAGAGGGAGGGAGGCTACACCAGGCACTTCCCCGACGGTGAAGTGATGTCCGTGTACGACGCCGCCGTCAAGTACGCGTCAGAGGGAGTGCCGCTAGTGATCTTCGCCGGGGCACAGTACGGCTCGGGGAGCTCCAGGGACTGGGCCGCCAAGGTGACGAGGCTCCTGGGGGTGAGGGCAGTGTTGGCCAAGAGCTTCGAGCGCATACACAGGAGCAACCTCGTGGCCATGGGTGTGCTCCCGGTGGAAGTGCAAGACTGGAGGGAGCTGAAGTTGAGGGGAGACGAAGTAGTGGACCTCGACGTCGAGTTGAAGGTCCACGGAAAGGTGAGGGTGACCTTGGACGGCTCCCGCCAGTTCGAGGGGAGGTTGAGGGTGGACTTGCCCCAGGAGCTGGAGTACGTGAAGAGCGGGAACGTCCTGAGGTACGTCCTCCGTAAGCTTGTGTAGACTATTGTCTACTTTTATGTACACATCTTTTTAAGTGTTCTAGAGTTCACCCTGAACTCAGTGAAAAGTGAGATGTCGTACGAGAAGCCTCTTGGCTTAGCCCTGCTCGCGCTTTTCCTCGCGAGCTTGGTAGTAGTACTTCCAATAGCCTCTCAAACCAGCTCGGCGGCGAACGGAGCCTCCATAGCGGCCAACGTTCAATACCTCTCGCCTGGACAGGTGGTGTTGATAGCGATAACTGACCCAGGCCTGGTGAGCACGTTCAAGGTGGTGAGCAACGGAGTCGTAAACGACACAGGACTCGGGAACGCCACAGAGTACATACTCAACAACACGGTGATTAGGACATCGTCCGGTTCGGAGACTCTGTATCAGGTGGGAGCCAGAGAGAACAACGTAATATTCGTGAAGGGTACCAACACCTTCTGGATCTTCATCACCAACACCAGTGCCAGTGAGACGCTAAACGGTCTAACCTTCAGTGTGTCCCCTTCGACTTCTGGAACTACCGTCACTGTTAATGGCAAGAGCTACGTGAACCCCTACCTGGTGAGTCCAACGAGCAGTGTGAGTAACTTGTGGTATATGTTACCGACTACAATAGGCCCTGTTCTGTACACCCACGGCCCCGGTACAACCCCAACTCAGGTTGCCGCTGGATCGACTGTCCCTGTCCTCAACGTCAATTCGTTCGTAGATGCTAGTGGGAGCTTCAACTTGCTTTACAGTCCCATCGAAGGGGGGACAGCCCAAATAACGTTGAACGCCTTCCCCTCAGAGAGCGTCAATCTCGTCTCCTCCGAGAGCAGCGTGCCTCTCAACTCAACTTGGCTTGCCACGTTTTACGACCCTGGAGCTCAGGTAGATCCGTTGCAGGGGATAACTTACGTAAATTCGAGCTACACCTTTAATCCTAAACTATACGCCCTAGACGTTAACGTTACCTACTCCGGGGTCATCTTAGGAGGAGACATCCCCGTCAACATAAGCAGCGATTCACCGCTGCCTTCGACCTTCAACTCACTCTTCGGCGTAACCCCCGCTCTCAACGCCCAGGTGTACAACGGTACTTTCATGGTCTACTTGGATTCTGCACCTACCAATTCCAAATACGCCCTCCTCCCTTCATCTTTCCCAACCAGTATCTCCAACTACGAATACAGGCTGGCCTCAGCCCTGACTGGAACTCAGTACTCTACCCTGATATCTGGTCATCTCTTCTCTCAGGCTACTCCAATTAATATAACTGTGAGCGACGCGTTGGCAATGGACTCCTCTGCCAGGGTAGTGGGCGCCATAATGCCTACCACAATCAAGGAGATACCTGTCAGCCTAGTGAAGGCTGGAAACATAACACTCGACGCCTTCGACAACATAAGCAACTTCAGCGAGTCAATCAGCCTGCCTGTCACGGTGAGCGTAGTCTACATATCTAACGGTTCACCGGTGTTGACTTCTTCAGGAACTCCACTTTCACCGTTTACTGCTACACTTTCAGAGACCAGCGCGGGAAGCGGGGT
Protein-coding regions in this window:
- the acnA gene encoding aconitate hydratase AcnA: MEIRKTKLRTPRGDVVVYPLSQLEERGYDVSKLPYSVRVLVENALRNWDGSTVTDDDLEAVASWRPGRDFAFKPSRVVMQDYTGVPLLVDLAAMRDKVAQMGGDPRSVNPLIQSDLVVDHSVQVDFFGTPQALELNMRREFERNEERYRFLKWSQESFRNLRIVPPGHGIVHQVNLEYLTPVVDVREFKGELTAFPDTLIGTDSHTTMINGAGVLGWGVGGLEAEAVMLGEPYYMPVPEVVGVRLTGEVREGVTPTDVVLFVTERLRKLGVVGKFVEFFGPSLGKLSVQDRATVANMAPEYGSTVGYFPIDEATLAYLRGTARDAWLVEAYARAAGLFYANEPRYSQVVELDLGQVEPSVAGPRNPDERVPLTKAKEVISSLTDSKAGRTVRDGAVAIAAITSCTNTSNPTVVIGAGLLAKRAVELGLKVPPYVKTSLAPGSKAVTEYLRKTGLLSYLEKLGFNVVGYGCTTCIGNAGPLVPEVELDVRESKVDVFAVISGNRNFEGRINPHLRGTFLTSPPLVVAYALAGRMDLDLTSEPLGEAGGKKVYLRDLWPSLEELGKYVAQTMDPELYRQQYADVFEGDANWEALDVRGGLTYDWGESTYVRQPPWLDMEPALDVRGARILLLLGDKVTTDHISPAGPITPDSPAGKYLTSRGVRELNTFGARRGNHEVMWRGGFWNPKLRNFLVEREGGYTRHFPDGEVMSVYDAAVKYASEGVPLVIFAGAQYGSGSSRDWAAKVTRLLGVRAVLAKSFERIHRSNLVAMGVLPVEVQDWRELKLRGDEVVDLDVELKVHGKVRVTLDGSRQFEGRLRVDLPQELEYVKSGNVLRYVLRKLV